CGTTTTTCGCTCCCATTTGAGAGAGTTGTCGCGCCGTATCCTCAGTAGTTGCCCAAGCTAAGACAGAGCGTCTGGCTGTCAAACGAGCAAACGGATCGAGTTCTCCTAAACGACGAGAGAAGTCACGCAGTATTTCGTAGACTTTGCCTCTCCAGCTGAAGTCTTGCCAAAAAGCCTTTGGCGCAGTTTCGCCACCGCCTACTGGACCCCAAATGAAGGGAACTGGTAGCAGAGAGAGAAAACTGGGACTAGAGTACTTAACAAAAGTGACGTGCTGAATTAAGTCGAAGCCAATTTGAAGATGCAGTTGACGGGCAACAAAATAAGCTTGAATCTGCCAGAGATAGTAGTGGATTTGAAATGCTCCATTGCCCCACTTCCAACCGCCACCCCAGATTGGCAAGGTGAAATAGATAAAATGCAGGTTGGGGACTGGATGATGCGCTAGCTCTGCTTCAATTGCCTCGCGACCGTCATCAGGTCGAGTTAGTACCCAAACTTGATGGTATTTGGCAACCTCTCGAACTGTGTTCCAACCTACCCCTAGTTCAGTTCCTCGACCTGGTTCGCAGGCATAGGCAGACAATAGAATCTTCATCGACACAGTACCTCTTGGCGGACTAACCCAGTGGTAGAGAAATCTAAATATTGCTGAGCGATTTTCAAATACTGAAAGTCTCGCGCCCGTTTACGCGCCTGGTTTTGATAATGCTGCTTGAGGCTGGAGTTGCTGAGGATTTGCAAAATTCCTGTTGCCAGTGCTTCTGAATCTCCAGCAGCTACCATCATTCCGTGCTTCCCATATTCGATCAGATCCTTCGATCCGCCCGGGGCATCGTTGACGACAACAGCCGCACCGCAAGCCATTGCTTCTTGTAAAGCGATCGGACATCCTTCCCAAGCGGATGCGAGTACGAATACGTCACAGGCAGACATGTATCTGTAAGGGTTGCGGTCGTATCCCGGCATCGCTACGCAATCTTCAATTTGGAGTTCGTAGCACAGGTTTTCTAGTTGCGATCGCAAGGGTCCTTCACCCAAAATCAACAATCTGGCAGGCTGAATCTTGACAACGCGGGCAAAAGCACGCAGCAATACATCGAGTTGTTTTTGCTTGGCTAGACGAGCTACCGTAACGATGGTTGGTGTTTCAGAGTCTAGAAACCAGGGGTGATCGGTTGGTTTTTTCGCTAGTTGTTGCACGCGATCGAGGTCAATGGGGTTGAAAATGACCCGCATCGGAATACGCGGTGGCACTTTAATTGTTTCAACTAAGTCGGCGATCGTATCTTGAGAAACGGCAATTAAGCCATCACCATAGGGATACGTGTACCGCATTAGCATCGGCAGAGATTGCAGGTGCAGTTTATCTTGATGCTCGATGCCTGTTTCTAAGCTAATAATATTGTGTTCGCCAATAATAATTTGGCTATCAATTCCTGATAGATACCTTGCCCAAATTGCCGTGATATTAAAATACCAAGGCATTGGAAAGATAACATCTGGTTTACTTTGTTTGAGATAGCGAACAGTTGGGAGTAGAGAAAAAGCCGTGCGTTGAGTATTGAGAGTAACTATATTAATGTTTGGATATTGCTCTTTTTCTGCTTGAGTTGCCTTTAAAACCACAAACTCACAATTGATTCCTAATTCCTGAAAGCCGCGCGAGAGGGCAGTTCCTAAGCTAGTGAACGCACCACCTCCAATATCATGCGTCAGGATAGCAACTTTTTTCATAGTCATAAATTTCAATTATTTAAAACTAGGTTTGTCACCTGAACTAGGCATTTTGATGCTGCTTCTGGGGTATATTGACACATGATTTGTTGCGATTTTTTACCCATGTCTGCGATCGCCGTCGGGCGATTGATAAACTGACACATGAGTTCGGCTAGTTTTTCCGGCTGATTGGGGTCAAATACATAGCCATTCTCACCATGCACTATAAGTTCTGACGTTCCCGCACCTGTAGAACATAAAATTGGTTTACCCATCAGCATTGCTTCTAGTACCACCACACCCCAAGTATCTTCTAGCGTTGGTAGTACGAAGACATCAGCATTGTGAAAATAAGCACTGATGAGGTTGTAATCTACTCTGCCTACCCACTGGATGCAGTCAGTCAGATGATTCTCTTGAGCGAATTTTTCTAGTTCTTCTTGTTGCGATCCATTGCCTATAACTTGTAATGTGTATTCTCGATAACCTTGTTGCTGAAGAATCTGGCAGGCTTCTAGCAATATCTGTAATCCTTTTCTGGGAATAATATGTCCGACGAAAAGAAAAACTGGTCGCTGGATTTGAGAATTATTTAACTCAAGATTTTCCTGAATTGCTAAAGTTTTGGTGTCGGGAATTTCGTAAGGCTGAACGAAAACGCGGCTGTCTTTAGCGTTAAGAATATCTACTAGATAGGCTTTTCCAGCATGACTGTTGGTAATGCAAGCATCGGCAAGCTTGACCATTAGTCGCCGAACTAATAAACGTAATGCTGAATTGCGATAGTCTACACTAGGCGAACTACCTTCATAGGCAATGATGACTCGCCACCAACAAAGCGGTTTTAATAGGAGTGCTAGAATTGTCCAAATGCCAAAAGAACTAGAAAATATGGCATGAGGTCTAAGCCGAAGCAAGTGGAAAATAATACTGGGAGACAGATATGTGAAATTAGATCCGTAGCTTGTCGTTTCTCGCGCCATTTCTAGCACATGAAATTTACCGATAACTTCTACTACAAATGAGTTGTCAAATCCTCGTGCAAAACCAGGAAAAAGTCCAGTAAATACTTTAGTTTGAGGAAATATCTGTGTAAATTGGCAAAGCGCTGGCTGCCAATAAAACCACGCAACAGGCAACAACCACGCAATCCGAAAATTATGACTACGATCCACCTAAGGATACCTCTAGAAATACAAATATCAACTGCAAAGTGCAGCCGGAGAAGATTACTACCTAGCTGATTTGAATAACTTTGAATAATATCTTTGCATCTGTCTCTGATGGCGTTTTTAAAGATGTCATCAGAAGATAAGACTTAAAAATATATTTATAATGTAACTATCTTTACACCGATCGGCTTGTTTTTTTACCAATTTTACGTAAAATTTGAATTCTACGAGAATATACGTAGCATTCTTAAAGAAGAAGTAAAATTTGAACTATATCATGTACGGGAAGCCGATGGCGATCGCCACAAATAACTTCTGTAGGCTGCAAAGGCGATTGCTGTTTGTACTTGGTTTAAGTATTCCAGTTAATAAAACGCGCGTAAATATATGCAACTAACTCATTAATCAATTTCCGCACACCTGCACTGTAGCGCCACCAGTATTTTGGATCGTAATCGATGGGTGGCATGGCAATAATACCGACTTTAGTATTGGTTGAAGCTAGTGCTTGACGATACAGCAGCCAGCTTCGTCTAGCATGTAAATCGAGTGTTAGTAAATCAATCGATTTTATTGGTGTATTTGCCTTTTCTAACCACTGTTTAAAAGCAATAGCAGAAGCATAAGTTCGGTCTTTACGTACTTCTGGTGTCGGGACGGGAACGATTTTTTCTGACTCTAATCCTAACGTTTTTAAGGTTGCTGCTGCTAGCTCGGCATAATTTTTATATTCAGCTAAGTAGCATCCTCTTTCAATCGGAATACCTGTAGTCACGATCTGGCGATAGGAACCGCGTTTAAATCTAGCTAGTGCCTCTTTAACTGCATAGTCTGGTAGCCAGCCTTCAATGACCAAAACTTCAGCGTTAACTGGTTGATTAACAGCTAGAAATGAAGGTAAGTTACTAATACTGACAGTCAATAAAGTTAAAGTTAATAAGATCAAAAATAACCATCCCCATACCGTAGGCAACCATATTTCTTGTTGTCGAATGAGAGTGATATTTAGTAGTTTGAATTGCGATCGCTTTTTAGCAGCCATTAAAAATGTAGTTTTGCATAGCTTAGGGTGTAGAATCTACTTTAATCCAAAATTCGATTTCAGTCGTCAACTCTTCAAACTTAGTAGGATTAGGCGAATAGAATTCGCGACTAGAAAAACTAAGTCCGCGCAGGCGGACTACAGATATAGCCTTTTTCAATTCGATGAAATACAAGATCTGTAGGGGCGCACAGATGTGCGCCCCTACGAATGTATCGCATCATAACGAGAATCGCTATAAGTGAGTTTCAAACCATGTTTTGTGAGTTTTTCTAGCGCAGGGGTAACTTCTACTGGCTATCTACTGTTGCTGTCTTTTGTGTCTTTAAATAAGCAAACACGGATTTATCACCAATATCAGGTGGAATTGGTTGTACTGCTTTACGAATGGCAAAGATAACGAATAGTACAGCCCACGTACCAAGCATGATTTGTTCCCACTGGAGCGGTAAAATACCGCTTAAATGTCCTAACAATAGAATTGGTACTAGAGGTGTGAGAAATTTAGTTTCAAACCGATTAAAACAAAATGCCTCTTTGAAGTAAATTCCTGTGAGCGCTGCAAAAATAAAGCCAACACCCAATAAAGTTATTGGATGTTCGTAAACCGTGACAGCAAGTGGCGTACTATTACTCAATGCGATCGCGACTGCGGCGATCGTCCCGATCGCCCAAAATATTTGTAGGACGCGATGCAATACTGCCAGATATATATGAATAGTTAGTAAGCTAACACCCAACGCACCGCAAAAACAGAAAAATAGGGGTGTGAGTGCTGGAAAAACACCGGGATGAGGGTTCGACAGAACTAGAGTACTACCAATTGCAAAGCTGAGGGCGGCGATCGCTAAGCCAGTTCGATAGATAATAACACCGAGGCGATCGCTTTTATCGATTGTAAACTCACCAAACTGACCTTGATATGTTTCGGATACTATTTGTTGAGTCATAACTTATCTCTCACTAATAACCACTTCTACTCTATCTCCCCAATGCTGCTGCAATTGTAACTGGGCATTGCCGCAATTGATGGCAATTTCTACCCAGCCATGACTACCAACTAAGGCGAGTGCCGCTTCAGGAGAGACGTTGCTGTATGTTTGACACCCTGGGACGATTCGTTCGCCTAATCGTACTGTCCAACTTCGATTTTCCACGTCGCTACCAGGAATATTAGTGACTAAATTGCCAAAGCGATCGATATATTGGATGCAACCAATTATTTCTGTAGGAGTATAGATTAACTGGGGTAAGTCTAACTGTAGTAGCGTAGCAAGATCGATCGTTCTCCCCAATTCTCTTAAGGGAACTCCACTCGCAAGATGCGCCCCTACTGGGGCAAAAATATCTCGTCCGTGAAAAGTCTTTGAGAGTTGGGGAGTGCGCCAGTATTGAGAATGAGTCAGTTCTACAACGGCGATCGCAGGGCTTTGACTCAATACGCCGCTAAAAATTCCATTATCTGGTCCCACTAAGAATCCATGCTCGAATTCTATGGCGATCGCGCGTCTATTGCTACCTACCCCAGGATCGACTACAGCCACATGCACGGTTCCATCAGGAAAATAGCCATAGGCATCCAACAAGCAAAATCTAGCCGCAGCGAGATTCTGGGGCGGGATCTCGTGAGTAATATCGATAACTGTCAGCTTAGGGTTCACTTGGGCGATCGCACCTTTCATGACTCCTACATACACGTCACTGAAGCCAAAATCACTGGTTAAAGTCAAAATCCGGTTTGAATTCATCTGTATTACAGGCATTTGCTGGAATATGTCTTAAAAATGTTTAAATTTATTTCTGTAGCTATTGTTACTAAAATTTCTCTATGTTAGGATAAATCAACATAAACAAGATAAGTAAAAATAATGTTCTCTATGAGCAGAAATAAACAACAAGCTGTAAAACAAGCCGCCGAAGCTCACCGTCAGAATATTCAAAAAAGTCTACAACATCGTTTAGATGTTGCCAGAGCTAACGGAGATGAGAATCTCATCCGCCAGCTAGAAGCAGAAATGAGATACTTCAACTGAAGCTGCAACTAAGTTTTTGTCACAAGGTTTGATGCCACTGACTTGAGAAATTACAAACAACCGATAAAATACTGACATTCGCGGGATGCATCTTAAGTGCATCCTTTTTGTTTGCATATCCTTTATTTAACTATCCGCGCGATCGCGTTCAGAACACTAAGCATCAATTGGGAATAGCTATACTGGTTGGTTAAAGTTCCTACTCAAACACCAACTTAACTGAGGATATGCCTATGCCACCGGATCTATCAGCCGTGATGACAGACGTATGGCACGTACTAACTAAAAATAATCGTTGGATGAGCTGGAATTTGTTTCTAGCTTTTGTTCCTTTAACTTTGAGTGCGTGGCTATTTCTTAGAGGAAGTCAAAAGCGGCGTTGGCTATTTTGGCTATTATTTTTGGATTTGTTGGCTTTCTTACCGAGTGCGCGTCATGTTTTAACTAATATATTACGTTTCAATATGAGTATCGTTACATCCGAGCTAATATGGGTCGTACCCTTAGTTTGTATTCCTTTATATCTCTTATTTATCTCATCCGCTAGAGAGCATTGGCAAACTTTTAACTGGTCAATTTTATTTTTAGTATTTTTTGCTTTTTTACCGAACGCACCGTATGTTTTAACTGATATCATTCATTTATATCGAGATATTAGAGATATTCACTCAGTTTGGCTAATTACTTTGGTTCTCATCCCAGTATATGTATTATTTATGGGAGCTGGATTTGAGGCATACGTACTATCTTTAATTAACCTGGGGTCTTATTTACAAAGAATTGGTAAAAGTACGTGGATTTTGGGCACAGAGCTGATCGCTCACGCTTTGTGTGCAATAGGAGTCTATTTAGGTAGATTTTTGCGGTTTAATAGTTGGGATTTTATCACCCAACCCGATATTCTCCTTACTGCTGTAGTTGAAGATTTATTCGGCAAACGTCCGGTTGTTATTATGATTGTTACCTTCGCAGTTATTACGGGTTTGTACTGGCTGATGAAGCAGATTACGCTTAGAATTATGGGAAAAAATCGTCTAGAAGCTATTTCTGCTCGCGAAGAAGGCAAAATCGATTCGTTGTAAAGTAGAGACGCAAAATTTTACGTCTCTATTGCTTTTACGCTCTATTCCTTTTATAAAGGAACCAATTCGGGAAAATGTAGTAATAGTTGATCGTTCGTCAGTTCTTCGCCAAATTGAGCGGGAGAAAACTGGACTTGAATTGCCCACAATCTTTTTTGATAGTGTAGATTAATCAGGGCTTTCAATCCAGCCTTCATCGCATTTATATCTGCCAGATTAGTTTCTAATTCCGGCACTTCTCCGTCATAAACTACACTCAGCATGACGACTAAGTTACGGGTAACGGGCAAGGAAAAAGCTTCATTTGTAGTAGCGGGGGAACTTAAATCTGGTTCGCTTAAGTAGCGTTGGGCAGAATCGGTAAATAATTCGTTGAAATAGTCGCTGGCTGCACCTTCATCCCAGAATACATCGCCTTCATTTGCCCCAGAGAGCCAATACTCGTCATATTGCAGTAAGCTTTGACAAATTTCTGCCAAACCTTCACCTACGACTTCAATATCGCCGTCAGCGTCTATGGCTTCCCTTGCCTGACGGTTGAGAATTCCTAATAGCGGTGCTACTTCTTGCCCTGCAAGATGGAGAAATATCCGACAGCCAACAAACCGAGTCCGCCCTGATATTCGATTAATCCGATCGCGCCATGAATTCATAATCTTCCCTCCATATCTTCTTACTCAATTTATCGCGCTCTCACAAATCTTTCTCCCCCTCGATCGCTAGATTTAAGGGAATTGACGGTAAGATCGGAAGCAAAATTGTCAAGTCATGAATATCGGTATTATCGGACTGGGGTTGATTGGAGGCTCGTTGGGCTTAGACTGGCGATCGCAAGGACACAAAGTTTTCGGTGTCAGTCGGCGCGAATCTACTTGCGCCCAGGCGATCGCTTGTGGTGCTGTCGATCGGGCTAGCGCCGATCTTGCCAGTCTCAAAACCGCAGAAGTTATTTTTATCTGCACTCCTTTGGCAGCGATTCGCCCTACCGTAGAACAACTGATTCCCCACATAGATCCAGCAACAGTTTTAACCGATGTCGGTTCGGTAAAAGCCCCAATTGTAGACGCGATCGCCCCTTTGTGGCACAACTTTGTCGGCGGACACCCAATGGCTGGTAAAGCCGAAAGTGGTATTGAAGTTGCCCAAACAGGATTATTTATCGGCAAACCTTATGCGATCGCCGCGATTGATACTACACCACCAACAGCCGTGAAGGTTGTCGAGCAATTAGCGCGATCGCTCCAAGCTACTATATATCATTGTCACCCAGCCGATCACGACCGCGCCGTCAGTTGGATTTCTCATTTACCAGTCATGGTTAGCGCCAGTTTAATTGCTGCTTGTGCCAGCGAACCTAACCCAGCAGTGCTGGAATTAGCACAACAACTTGCTAGTTCTGGATTTCGCGATACAAGTCGCGTTGGAGGTGGTAGCCCTGAATTAGGAGTGATGATGGCGCGGTACAATCGCCCAGAGTTGTTGCGATCGCTACAACAATATCGCGATCGATTAGATGAGATCGCGCAATTAATTGTACGAGAAGATTGGCAAGCTTTAGAAAAACAATTAAATTCAACTCAGCTAGCTAGACCAAAGTTTCTCCGAGAGTAATGTCACACTTTTGAGTTGCGAGATATTAGGTAAAATTTTAGTCACTTTTGGCAGATTCATCACTTGAACTGCCAATTCCACAATCTCTCAATCTGGAGTGAAATCAAATTCATCTCTAGACTTATTTCTGATTTCTACTCATTAAAGATAAGTTAAATCCGCTCGGAAGCTATAGAAAGTACTGGGCGAGATCGGCAATAGAAGAAATTTGGCAGCGATCGCAAGTAGTTTCGGTTGACTGCTAAAAGCTCGATGGTAGATTGCAGGTTGCAATTATATTGTATTCCTAAGAATGCTTATATAACTACATAAATATAAATCGATACGTGTATTCTCGAAAATGCAGGAACATAAAAAGAGGCTAGGAGGTCTTAAATTTGGGAATGCTTTGTCTCCCATCTTCTGTATTCTTAATTTAGTAATTTATGTATATTGCAACACTGAAATTTACAGATAAATAACAGTAGATCTAAGGTTTATAACTCGTAGCGAAAAGTTATAAATCTATCTAGTATGTTTACATAGCTTAATGATATAGTAAGTATTTGTACTGCTGAGGGTAACTTCAATGCTAGACCCTGCTTTATGCGCTCGTCCTCTGAGCCAGTGGCTTGTCTTGAAGTCAACGCTTTCCCACTGGCTGATGACTCCCGTACTGGTTGTCATACCGCTAACAGCTTTCATTCTGCTAGTCAAATTTTTTCCCAAATGGCGTTGGAAGCGTTACATGTTGGTGATGGGAAGTTTATCGCTAGTAGCTTACTTTCTTGTTAGTTTTCCGGCTACAGTCGCGATCGCCAGTAAGGGATTAATTGCCTTTTTACCTGAAGATCCGGGTAGGAAAGCAGATGCGATCGTGATTTTAGGTCGCGGTGCGTACATGAGAAAGTCTAGAGTAGAGGTTGCTGCTGACCTGTGGAAAAGCAAACGCGCTCCCCTAATTTTTGCCAGTGGTGCAGGGGATGGAGCAGATATTGTGAAGATGCTCAAAACGGAAGGAGTCCCCAAGTCAGTATTGAAAGCCGAAAGTTGTTCTCAGACAACAGAAGAGAACGCACTATTTACAGCGGCGATGTTGCAACCGATGGGAGTGAAGCGAATCGTTTTGATCACGGACTCGCCACATATGATGCGATCGCTACTAACGTTTCGCAGTCTGGGGTTCACCGTTTTTCCCCGTCCTACTCCTTTGCCTGCAAACTTGCCACCCACAAGAAGGGCAATGATGATTTTCTACGAATACATGGGTTTATTTAACTATGGTATCAAAGGATACTGGCAGCCTCAGAATGCAGAAATGGAGCAAAACCCGTACATAGCTCAACAGCAAGCAGCAAACGGTTGAGAGTTATCAGTGACTAGTGACTAGTGACTAGTGACTAGTGGCTAGTGGCTAGTGGCTAGAATTGCTCCTCCGCTCTGCTCCCCTGCTTCCTCTGCTCCCCTGCTCGTGCGCTCCCTACTCCCTGCTCCCTTCATAAATCGGCAACTGTACCGTTAATGTTGCCCCCATACCCTCACCGTGGCTCTCTGCCCAAATTGTACCGCCATGTAGCTCGACTAATTGACGAGCGATCGCCAAACCAAGTCCTAAACCGCCGTAGGCGCGAGTCATGCTACTGTCTGCCTGTCGAAAATATTCAAATATGTAGGGGAGAAAATCTGCACTAATGCCTTTACCTGTATCGCTCACTTGGATTTGGGCGTAGTTGGTAGTTGGTAGTTGGTAATGGGTAATGGGTAATGGGTAATTGGTTGTGATTCTCCCCTGCTCCTCCGCTCCCCTGCTCCTCTGCTCTCTTCCCCCTGCTCCCAGCTCGTCCCTGCTCCCTGCTCCCAGCTCGTCCCTGCTCCCCACTCGTGCGAGCGAGATCTCTATCTGTCCGCCAGATGGGGTAAATTTAACTGCGTTAGAAAGTAAATTCCATACAACTTGCTGAAGACGGCTGCTATCACCCCGCACCATTCCTACATTAGGGTTCAAACTGAGTCCAATCTGAATTGATTTTGCTTCTGCTGCCAGAACTACGGTATCTAAGGCAGATGTAATTGTATTTGCCAGATCGACTATTTCCCAATTAAGTTTCAGCTTGCCCCTCAGAATGCGGGAGACATCTAATAGATCTTCGATTAATTGTGCTTGTAGCTTGGCATTGCGTTCGATGGTATCGAGAGCGCGATCGATTGTTGCAGGATTTAACTGATTTGTTCGCAGCAGTCGCGACCAACCTAAAATTGGGTTGAGAGGAGACCGAAGCTCGTGGGAGACGATCGCCAAAAACTCGTCTTTAACGCGGTTTGCTTTCTCTGCTGTTTCCTGAGCTACCAATGCTCGATCGCGCATCTGGCGATATTCTTGGACTCTAAATGTGAGATCTGTCACATCTTGAATTGATAATAGGGCGTAAAACTCATCCCCCTCTAAAGCAGGTAACGAGGTGACAGTTGTATGCTGAATGCGCATTTGCCCTTGGGGTAGAGAGGCGGGAATGACGTGTTTGTGTAACTGAGAAGAAAAGATTGTGGGGGGTCCCCCTTGAAATATTTGCTGCAAGCGGTTGGCATACTGAGTTTGATGAAAGTGGGGGTAGCGATCGCCGATACAAGTCCCTAACATTTCAGCTCTAGATAGCTTAGTCCATTCTTCTAAGCAGCTATTCCAGAACAAGATCGTTAGATCCGAACGCAAAATACAAGCCCCTAAAGGTACTTGGTCTAGAATACTAAAATTCTGCTGGGCTTGTTGCAGTTGCTGCATACTCAAAAATAAATGGCGATCGCAAAAAAATTCAGCGCTAAACTTGTATCTCTAATAACTATGACACTTCTTCGATCGCTGCAATGAGTTGGTCGAACGTTTGCAATTCAAATATAAAAATAAGATCGCCAATCACTTGAAGCTGTTCAATTGTAAAACTTGCTTGCGCCAATACAATTGTGGAGTCATCTGGTTCAACAGCAGCAAATAAATTTTCTACAGTATCTTCCGTGTATGTAGGAATTAAGTAATTCATCCGCTGCTTCAACAGATTGCCCAACGAACCGATTACCCCGTTAATGACAATGTTGCCCACTTCAGTTAAAGTGCCAATTTTTACTGCATCAAGATCGGGAGAGCCTAGATCTTCTCCTGTGAGAATAGATACGAGTGTTGATGCACTCTCGGTAGGAAATACTAGCTCTGCGCTGCCATTAATAGAGCCAGTAAATCCCAACCTTACAGTAGCTAAATAGTTACTATTAAATCTAGCAATTAATTCTTGCTGCAAATCTTCAACAGTCAATACCTGAATGAAGGGGATCTCCAGGCAGATGGGAAAACCAACCATTTCATTTAAGAGACTGGCAGCTCGACCCACGCCAATATTAATCAATTCTTTTATTGCATCAATTTGGTCTTCTGTCAACTGCTTCACGAGAGATCCTCTAGAAGCTAAAAACTTGTCGGACGGTCTGGCGTAGCTCATCTTCTTTTGGTGGCTTATTGATAAAAGCAGTTGCTCCTAAGTTATATCCTCGCTGACGAGAACTTTCTTGAATATCTGCCGAGATAATAATTGTGGGAATAGCCAATCCCTGTTCTTTTAAAGTGTGGAGCAATTCAAACCCATTCATGTCAGGCATGAGAATGTCTGTTACTAAACAATCTGGAGCGCGATCGCGAACAATACTTAATGCTTCTTTACCGTTAGTCGCCTCCCAAATCTCATAGCCATCAGCTTGCAAAAATTTGCGAATCATCCGGCGGCTGAATGCAGCATCATCAACTATCAAAACAGATATCATTGCCGATCTTCTAAGCTATTACCTATCATATTATCGAAAAGATCGACAGAAAGTATTTCACGCATCACTCACCGACGACAAATAGCAAAAGACAAATTTACATCTACCTAGAGTCAGTGTAGTATAGGCTATCAAATATACGATGTATTTAATTCCTATCAGTCATGGAGTCACTCGAAATCGATGACGATATCAAAGCATTTTTAGTTGAAAGTTACGAAAATCTGAATCAGATCGAGCAAGTTATTCTCAATCTAGAAGATAATTCTGCAAATTCCGAACATTTAACTCGTATTTATCGCGCCCTCCATACAATTAAAGGTAACTGCGGTTTTTTACCGTTGCCCAAACTAGAATCAGTCGCCCATGCAGGAGAAAATTTACTAGGAAAATTGCGGGAACAGCATTTCACTCTCAATCCCCAGATTGTCAGTATTTTACTTCAAACTGTCGATGCAATTCGCCAAATCTTAGCCCAAATTGAAGCGACTGGCAATGAGGGAGATGGCGATTATGCCGCACTCATTGCAGCGTTGGAGGGAGTAGGGAGTGTGGGAGAGGGGGGAGACAAGGGAGAGGGGGGAGACAAGGGAGAGGGGGGAGACAAGGGAGAGGGGGGAGACAAGGGAGACAAGGGAGAGGGGGGAGACAAGGGAGACAAGGGAGAGGGGGGAGACAAGGGAGACAAGGGAGAGGGGGGAGACAAGGGAGAGGGGGGAGACAA
This window of the Chroococcidiopsis thermalis PCC 7203 genome carries:
- a CDS encoding YdcF family protein, whose product is MLDPALCARPLSQWLVLKSTLSHWLMTPVLVVIPLTAFILLVKFFPKWRWKRYMLVMGSLSLVAYFLVSFPATVAIASKGLIAFLPEDPGRKADAIVILGRGAYMRKSRVEVAADLWKSKRAPLIFASGAGDGADIVKMLKTEGVPKSVLKAESCSQTTEENALFTAAMLQPMGVKRIVLITDSPHMMRSLLTFRSLGFTVFPRPTPLPANLPPTRRAMMIFYEYMGLFNYGIKGYWQPQNAEMEQNPYIAQQQAANG
- a CDS encoding chemotaxis protein CheC; translation: MSYARPSDKFLASRGSLVKQLTEDQIDAIKELINIGVGRAASLLNEMVGFPICLEIPFIQVLTVEDLQQELIARFNSNYLATVRLGFTGSINGSAELVFPTESASTLVSILTGEDLGSPDLDAVKIGTLTEVGNIVINGVIGSLGNLLKQRMNYLIPTYTEDTVENLFAAVEPDDSTIVLAQASFTIEQLQVIGDLIFIFELQTFDQLIAAIEEVS
- a CDS encoding response regulator, producing MISVLIVDDAAFSRRMIRKFLQADGYEIWEATNGKEALSIVRDRAPDCLVTDILMPDMNGFELLHTLKEQGLAIPTIIISADIQESSRQRGYNLGATAFINKPPKEDELRQTVRQVFSF